The following are encoded in a window of Pieris napi chromosome 23, ilPieNapi1.2, whole genome shotgun sequence genomic DNA:
- the LOC125061570 gene encoding ras-related protein Rab-24-like — protein MSRCDFKIVLLGSEHVGKTSLVIRFVNCRFNASTPYQNTIGAAFCAKTICVNGKPFNVGIWDTAGSERYEAMTRMYYRGAHAAIICYDPCCLESWTRLRHWLQELRTVEEECKVYLCGTKKDLIDSDEVRREVPEDIVHTYSQGLHGHSLTSSKTGENVEELFQKIVEDCVADINVMKDVEELRVQLQKEDEKKRVYCFC, from the exons ATGAGTCGATGTGATTTTAAGATTGTGTTATTAGGCAGTGAACATGTTGGGAAGACTAGTTTAGTAATAAGATTTGTGAATTGTCGCTTTAATGCATCAACGCCATACCAAAAT ACAATTGGAGCAGCTTTCTGTGCCAAAACAATATGTGTTAATGGAAAGCCATTCAATGTTGGAATATGGGATACTGCAGGTAGTGAAcg CTATGAAGCTATGACACGTATGTATTACCGTGGGGCGCATGCGGCGATTATATGCTATGACCCCTGTTGCCTCGAGTCTTGGACGCGACTCCGGCATTGGTTGCAAGAATTGAGGACAGTTGAAGAG GAGTGCAAAGTATATCTCTGCGGTACCAAAAAAGATCTAATCGACTCCGACGAGGTCCGGCGAGAGGTTCCAGAAGATATAGTACATACATACTCCCAAGGTCTACATGGACACAGTCTGACCTCAAGCAAAACTGGAGAGAATGTTG aaGAGTTATTCCAGAAGATAGTAGAGGATTGTGTAGCAGATATTAATGTGATGAAGGATGTGGAAGAGTTAAGAGTACAATTACAAAAAGAGGATGAAAAGAAGAGAGTGTACTGTTTCTGCTGA
- the LOC125061355 gene encoding serine protease Hayan-like, translating to MVRFGYTSLLLFICVTHTTCQYFDIFSGLQPFLQTSRPYYDVTQKTRKATSRARLNHATESTRHTSVPVQSSHSSVKRTQKPKNSKDVSKNDQVHFINDGYSNRYTTQNPFANRPGVKPAVANGPPITNKPPSTAAYESPELILGPDVTYMSSTERRRHLDLAEKMCDKYKSLDVKQVQAIPLVPSPRPIKVNVSSCLPSKVPLVVGGVIVNIKDFPHMTLLGWPKMNSAGYSWKCGGSLLSDRYVLTAAHCAYQDKDNNVQTGPPHAVQLGSSYLNDPGALVVKVLAAIRHPNYKLPKSYYDIALIKMAKAVSFSEVIRPACLGTPPSPGEPIIASGWGKTEFGGDQSLELRSVSIPVWDIPQCREVLGTSRKIPEGPSRDTQICAGELDGGKDTCQGDSGGPAQIQDGCVWRVVAVTSLGRSCGAPRTPALYAIANPVFISAVVFSDQTNKRTVVNSQNANQNNLGSTRVTNKNDNKRRETPETGNSRTQNDGKLYYDGDQSVDSYNSRTESINHNRRNDNQNTDTSNYNQNTHNVDSVGDYNQNSRHKYEPTTVKYINYDSYDTIHKKNQQNYYQTDKNLNQQNQQSYPQESSNQNNNDYQNDDSNTYSRNNYNDGNNNNYRNNNNGRNSNNDRNSNNDRNSNNDRSSNNDRNSNNDRNSNNDRNSNNDRNSNNDRNSNYDRNRNNDRNSNYDWINNSDRNDYNIRNNYGNRGNQHDIQNDGQVWWT from the exons atgGTGCGTTTTGGGTACACTTCACTGCTACTATTTATATGTGTGACGCACACTACTTGTCAATATTTTG ATATTTTTTCCGGCCTCCAGCCGTTCCTTCAAACGTCCAGACCATACTATGACGTCACGCAAAAGACCAGAAAAGCGACAAGCAGAGCCAGACTAAATCATGCCACAGAGTCGACCAGACACACTTCAGTACCCGTTCAATCTAGTCATAGTAGCGTGAAACGGACACAAAAGCCGAAAAATTCAAAAGATGTTTCCAAAAATGATCAAGTACATTTCATAAACGATGGCTATAG TAATAGGTACACGACACAAAATCCATTTGCGAATCGACCCGGTGTCAAACCAGCCGTGGCTAATGGGCCGCCTATAACCAACAAGCCGCCGTCGACCGCGGCCTATGAGAGTCCTGAGCTAATACTAGGCCCTGATGTAACCTATATGAGTAGCACTGAGAGGAGAAGACATCTCGATTTAGCTGAAAAAA TGTGCGACAAATACAAGTCCCTAGACGTGAAGCAAGTTCAAGCGATACCCCTCGTACCGTCACCACGCCCTATTAAAGTCAACGTATCGTCGTGCCTACCCTCCAAGGTGCCTCTGGTGGTGGGAGGAGTCATCGTCAATATCAAGGACTTTCCACATATGACCCTGCTTGGATGGCCAAAGATGAAC TCTGCTGGGTATTCGTGGAAGTGCGGGGGCAGCCTGCTCAGCGACAGATACGTCCTAACAGCGGCACACTGCGCTTATCAGGACAAAGATAACAATGTTCAAAC CGGTCCACCACATGCCGTCCAGCTTGGCTCTTCATATCTCAATGACCCGGGAGCATTAGTAGTCAAAGTGTTAGCGGCCATTCGACACCCGAACTACAAACTTCCCAAATCCTACTACGACATCGCACTCATCAAAATGGCTAAAGCCGTTtc GTTTTCTGAAGTTATCAGACCAGCTTGTCTGGGAACACCTCCATCCCCCGGAGAACCTATTATTGCTTCTGGATGGGGCAAGACTGAATTTG GCGGTGACCAATCCCTGGAACTCCGGAGTGTATCGATACCCGTGTGGGACATCCCCCAATGTCGGGAGGTGTTGGGGACCTCTAGAAAGATACCCGAAGGCCCCTCAAGGGACACGCAGATATGTGCCGGTGAATTGGATGGGGGCAAGGATACTTGTCag GGCGACTCAGGTGGTCCAGCACAAATTCAAGATGGCTGCGTTTGGAGGGTAGTAGCCGTCACCTCACTGGGGCGATCCTGCGGTGCGCCTCGCACTCCAGCCCTATACGCAATCGCAAATCCAGTATTCATCTCAGCTGTGGTATTCAgcgatcaaacaaataaacgaACTGTTGTTAATTCACAAAATGCAAATCAAAATAATCTTGGCTCAACACGCGTTACTAATAAAAACGATAATAAACGAAGAGAAACACCCGAAACTGGTAATTCAAGAACTCAAAATGATGGGAAGTTGTATTATGACGGTGATCAAAGTGTCGACAGTTATAATTCGAGGACAGAAAGTATTAACCATAATAGGAGAAATGATAACCAAAATACAGATACATCTAACTATAATCAAAACACTCATAATGTTGATTCAGTCGGTGATTATAATCAAAATTCCAGACACAAATATGAACCCACCactgttaaatatataaattatgacaGTTATGACACAATACATAAGAAAAATCAACAAAATTACTATCAGACGGACAAAAATTTAAACCAACAAAATCAACAAAGTTATCCCCAAGAATCTTCGAATCAAAACAATAATGATTATCAGAATGATGATTCTAATACATATTCAAGAAATAATTACAATGATgggaacaataataattataggaataataataatggtagAAATAGTAATAATGATAGAAATAGTAATAATGATAGAAATAGTAATAATGATAGAAGTAGTAATAATGATAGAAATAGTAATAATGATAGAAATAGTAATAATGATAGAAATAGTAATAATGACAGAAATAGTAATAATGATAGAAATAGTAATTATGACAGAAATAGAAACAATGATAGAAATAGTAATTATGACTGGATTAATAATAGTGATAGGAAcgattataatattagaaataattatgGTAACAGAGGTAATCAGCATGATATTCAAAACGATGGTCAAGTTTGGTGGACGTGA
- the LOC125061356 gene encoding juvenile hormone esterase-like isoform X1, whose amino-acid sequence MSNTLWNLIIITLIGYYAQIIYHEWSRPIVLTKNGWIRGLRSEEGYDMYLGIPYATVREDNPFSTSSPYPRWNGIFDASDNTKICPHVEEALKIPVGTLQCLNLHIYAPRNGKSLPVIVFIYGGQYRFGHAGRIGSYVVYVPEFFVQNNVIVVTFNYRSGVYGFLCLDTPEIPGNQGLKDQTLALQWIKKNIENFGGDSNRITILGHSSGAMSTEFHVYVNPDLFNQFILQSGSAFVPGGIGEADRNKPIKIAKTLGYEASTLNDAIKFLAKVDVQAVAIATKAVIFRPCIEKRFAGVKGFLNEHPLNMKLDLSNKTVLIGNTKREYAKEICLPYNAIDNKDVVKINLNFGFEPNDDIVERIKKYYDIHEKEGQVEYENVLKFFSDLYFNYPTDRTINKYLGSGVKKIYQYIFSYSGNRNLMKVMRNISVEATTHGDDLGYLFKMTSLKKTSDSDQLLVDRMVKMWTDFAKYGDPTPKTSNLLPVKWVPTTKQRKYLIIDTIMRMDDTLLQDRIKFWHNLYKIYEKFVKWES is encoded by the exons ATGTCTAATACTCTgtggaatttaataattattactctGATTGGGTATTATGCACAg atTATTTACCATGAATGGTCCCGACCAATTGTGCTCACCAAAAACGGATGGATTCGGGGTTTGAGATCAGAAGAAGGGTATGACATGTACTTGGGCATACCTTATGCAACAGTAAGAGAGGATAACCCTTTCTCA ACTTCCTCGCCCTATCCGAGATGGAATGGAATTTTCGATGCCAGCGACAACACCAAGATATGTCCGCATGTGGAAGAGGCACTAAAAATACCCGTGGGTACACTTCAATGTCtgaatttacatatatatgcgCCTCGTAATGGGAAGAGTCTTCCCGTGATCGTGTTCATCTATGGCGGCCAATACAGATTTGGCCATGCCGGTCGAATCGGAAGTTATGTTGTATATGTACCAGAGTTTTTCGTACAAAACAATGTTATCGTAGTAACATTTAACTACAGATCTGGTGTCTACGGTTTCCTTTGTTTGGATACGCCCGAAATACCCGGTAACCAGGGTCTGAAGGACCAGACATTAGCTTTGCAGtggataaagaaaaatatagagaATTTCGGTGGCGATTCTAATAGAATCACAATTTTGGGGCATAGCTCCGGCGCCATGAGCACTGAGTTTCATGTCTATGTCAATCCTGATTTATTCAATCAATTTATCTTACAAAGCGGGTCAGCTTTTGTACCAGGAGGCATCGGCGAGGCAGATAGAAACAAACCCATCAAAATAGCCAAGACATTAGGCTATGAAGCAAGTACATTAAATGACGCTATAAAGTTTCTGGCCAAAGTCGATGTCCAAGCGGTCGCTATTGCAACGAAGGCCGTGATTTTCAGGCCGTGTATAGAAAAACGTTTTGCAGGAGTCAAAGGCTTTTTAAACGAACATCCACTCAATATGAAGCtagatttaagtaataaaactgttttaattggGAACACTAAGAGGGAATATGCTAAAGAAATTTGCTTACCATATAATGCTATCGATAATAAAGATGtggttaaaattaatttgaattttggtTTTGAGCCCAACGATGATATTGTTgagagaataaaaaaatattatgacataCATGAAAAAGAGGGTCAAGTGGAAtatgaaaatgttttgaaGTTCTTTAGCGATTTATATTTCAACTATCCAACGGATCGGacgattaataaatacttgGGTAGTGGAGTCAAAAAG ATAtatcaatacattttttcttaCTCTGGAAACAGAAATCTAATGAAGGTGATGAGAAACATATCTGTTGAAGCAACAACGCATGGCGACGATCttggatatttatttaaaatgacatCTTTGAAAAAGACGAGTGATAGCGATCAACTTTTGGTTGACAGAATGGTAAAAATGTGGACCGATTTTGCTAAGTATGG agaCCCAACGCCCAAAACATCAAATCTACTGCCAGTAAAATGGGTGCCGACCACTAAGCAAAGAAAGTATCTCATTATAGATACTATAATGAGGATGGACGATACATTGCTTCAggatagaataaaattttggcacaatttatataaaatatacgaaaaatttgttaaatgggaaagttag
- the LOC125061356 gene encoding esterase FE4-like isoform X2 has product MYLGIPYATVREDNPFSTSSPYPRWNGIFDASDNTKICPHVEEALKIPVGTLQCLNLHIYAPRNGKSLPVIVFIYGGQYRFGHAGRIGSYVVYVPEFFVQNNVIVVTFNYRSGVYGFLCLDTPEIPGNQGLKDQTLALQWIKKNIENFGGDSNRITILGHSSGAMSTEFHVYVNPDLFNQFILQSGSAFVPGGIGEADRNKPIKIAKTLGYEASTLNDAIKFLAKVDVQAVAIATKAVIFRPCIEKRFAGVKGFLNEHPLNMKLDLSNKTVLIGNTKREYAKEICLPYNAIDNKDVVKINLNFGFEPNDDIVERIKKYYDIHEKEGQVEYENVLKFFSDLYFNYPTDRTINKYLGSGVKKIYQYIFSYSGNRNLMKVMRNISVEATTHGDDLGYLFKMTSLKKTSDSDQLLVDRMVKMWTDFAKYGDPTPKTSNLLPVKWVPTTKQRKYLIIDTIMRMDDTLLQDRIKFWHNLYKIYEKFVKWES; this is encoded by the exons ATGTACTTGGGCATACCTTATGCAACAGTAAGAGAGGATAACCCTTTCTCA ACTTCCTCGCCCTATCCGAGATGGAATGGAATTTTCGATGCCAGCGACAACACCAAGATATGTCCGCATGTGGAAGAGGCACTAAAAATACCCGTGGGTACACTTCAATGTCtgaatttacatatatatgcgCCTCGTAATGGGAAGAGTCTTCCCGTGATCGTGTTCATCTATGGCGGCCAATACAGATTTGGCCATGCCGGTCGAATCGGAAGTTATGTTGTATATGTACCAGAGTTTTTCGTACAAAACAATGTTATCGTAGTAACATTTAACTACAGATCTGGTGTCTACGGTTTCCTTTGTTTGGATACGCCCGAAATACCCGGTAACCAGGGTCTGAAGGACCAGACATTAGCTTTGCAGtggataaagaaaaatatagagaATTTCGGTGGCGATTCTAATAGAATCACAATTTTGGGGCATAGCTCCGGCGCCATGAGCACTGAGTTTCATGTCTATGTCAATCCTGATTTATTCAATCAATTTATCTTACAAAGCGGGTCAGCTTTTGTACCAGGAGGCATCGGCGAGGCAGATAGAAACAAACCCATCAAAATAGCCAAGACATTAGGCTATGAAGCAAGTACATTAAATGACGCTATAAAGTTTCTGGCCAAAGTCGATGTCCAAGCGGTCGCTATTGCAACGAAGGCCGTGATTTTCAGGCCGTGTATAGAAAAACGTTTTGCAGGAGTCAAAGGCTTTTTAAACGAACATCCACTCAATATGAAGCtagatttaagtaataaaactgttttaattggGAACACTAAGAGGGAATATGCTAAAGAAATTTGCTTACCATATAATGCTATCGATAATAAAGATGtggttaaaattaatttgaattttggtTTTGAGCCCAACGATGATATTGTTgagagaataaaaaaatattatgacataCATGAAAAAGAGGGTCAAGTGGAAtatgaaaatgttttgaaGTTCTTTAGCGATTTATATTTCAACTATCCAACGGATCGGacgattaataaatacttgGGTAGTGGAGTCAAAAAG ATAtatcaatacattttttcttaCTCTGGAAACAGAAATCTAATGAAGGTGATGAGAAACATATCTGTTGAAGCAACAACGCATGGCGACGATCttggatatttatttaaaatgacatCTTTGAAAAAGACGAGTGATAGCGATCAACTTTTGGTTGACAGAATGGTAAAAATGTGGACCGATTTTGCTAAGTATGG agaCCCAACGCCCAAAACATCAAATCTACTGCCAGTAAAATGGGTGCCGACCACTAAGCAAAGAAAGTATCTCATTATAGATACTATAATGAGGATGGACGATACATTGCTTCAggatagaataaaattttggcacaatttatataaaatatacgaaaaatttgttaaatgggaaagttag